One Verrucomicrobiia bacterium genomic window, AAGACAGTCTTGCTGAGTTCCCATCTATTGGCCCAGGTGCAAGACGTGTGCGACCGGATCGGCGTGTTGAATCTCGGGCAAATGATTCTGGAGGGCGATGTCAAGTCACTCATCAGTGATCAACGGCGGTTGAGCATTACTGTGCAAGACTTGCCCGACGCCGCACGGGCGCGGGTCGAGGAGGCGGTCCGGGCTGCCGGGGCGTCGATTGTATCGGTCGAGCACCCACAGACGACGCTGGAATCGCTGTTCCTGGATGCGCTGAAGAAAGACGAACGGGGGATGGGACATCATGACTGAAGCTGTTGCTACACCATCGGCAAGTCCCGCGCCGGCGGGATCCGGAGAACGGGAACACGAGAGAGTCGGCTTTTCACTGAGCCGCGTCGGTGTGATTGGGGTGAACACATTGACCGAAGCGGTCCGGCAAAAGGTGTTTATCTTTCTGTTGCTTGTCGGGTTGGTGTTCATTGGGTCGGCCATCTTCTTCTCGCAATACAGTCTTGGGGAACAAGAACAATTGAAGGTGATCAAGGACACGTGCCTGGGCGTTATTTCCGTCGTCAGTACGTTGATCGCGATTGTGGGAACGGCGCAGTTGTTGCCGAGTGAGGTGGAGAACCGCACGATCTACACCATCCTGGCGAAGCCCGTGCGGCGCTTCGAGTTTTTGCTCGGCAAGTTTTACGGCAGCGCGCTCTTGCTGGTACTGAGCATGGCAGCCATGTGCCTCATGTTCGGTGCCGTGTTATGGATCAAGGAGCAGAGTATGATCCGCGAGTTGAGCCAGACGTACCTTGGCGAGACGCACGACGCCACCGAGGAAGCGAACAAGCAAATCCAGCAGGTGAAGATCACTGTGCTTGACGTGAACCTGGTCAAGGCGGTCCTAACGGACCTGGTGAAGGCGATACTGGTGGTGTCGATTACACTTCTGGTGTCGACATTCTCGACGTCCCTCGTCTTTAACGTCGCGGTGCCGTTTATGATTTACGTGGCGGGCATGTTGCGCGGGACGGCTGTCGAGATGTGGGGCAGTCATCGGCTGGCGATGGCGGTGTTGGCGATCGTGCCTGACTTTGGGCTGTTCAGTCTGGCGGACGACATCAACCTCGGTAATCCCGTGCCCTGGGCACACGTTGACCAGGTCATTGTGTACGGGCTGGCGCGCGCGGCGGTGATCGTCGTCACCGCCCATTTGATCTTCAGCCGCCGGGAGATTTAGGCAATGCGACTCAAGATACTTGTCGCCATCCTCCTCATGGGGTCAGGTCTGATCTTCCTGCCGCTGGAGAATTCTGTCCGCGCGGAGCGGACGCGGCTGAAGTATGGCGGCGCGCGCGTCACGATCCAGCTCCGCGAGGCAATCGGCCAGAACCTGGCCATTGCGTTGCTGGCGGGAATGCGTGGCATTGTGGCGGACTTTTTGTGGATCAACGGTCACGGTTACTGGGAGAAGAAGGAATGGCTCCGCCAATATAGAAATATCGAGATTGTTGCCGCGCTGCAACCGCAGGCCGTGATGTTTTGGGATCTCGGTCAATGGCACATGGCCTGGAACATTGGTTACGGCGTGCTTTCGGACCCGAAAAACCGCACCAAGGCTGAAGGTATCAAGCGCG contains:
- a CDS encoding ABC transporter permease subunit, with protein sequence MTEAVATPSASPAPAGSGEREHERVGFSLSRVGVIGVNTLTEAVRQKVFIFLLLVGLVFIGSAIFFSQYSLGEQEQLKVIKDTCLGVISVVSTLIAIVGTAQLLPSEVENRTIYTILAKPVRRFEFLLGKFYGSALLLVLSMAAMCLMFGAVLWIKEQSMIRELSQTYLGETHDATEEANKQIQQVKITVLDVNLVKAVLTDLVKAILVVSITLLVSTFSTSLVFNVAVPFMIYVAGMLRGTAVEMWGSHRLAMAVLAIVPDFGLFSLADDINLGNPVPWAHVDQVIVYGLARAAVIVVTAHLIFSRREI